In one Terriglobia bacterium genomic region, the following are encoded:
- the serC gene encoding 3-phosphoserine/phosphohydroxythreonine transaminase codes for MSFPTGSARNTKRVFNFNAGPGALPLPVLERIREELLDYRGCGMSVMEMSHRSPEFEAINAHAEQGLRQHLGIPEDYAVIFVQGGGSLQFTMVPMNLCLPGKPVDVLHTGSWTAKAIAELKKGVAHRIAASTEAGKFTRVPRLEEISLSPDASYVYMCTNNTIEGTQWTAPPETGGVPLVADMSSDIASRPVDVKKFGLIFAGAQKNLGPSGATVVIVRKDLAERADKNLPTVLQYRTHIKEKSLYHTPPTFAVYIIGLVTEWIEAQGGLAGMEKRNAAKAKLLYDALDAGSFYTCPVEKASRSKMNVVFRVAGGNEALEKQFAQEATAAGLIGLAGHRSVGGMRASLYNAVSLEAVEALVGFMREFQRTRG; via the coding sequence GTGAGTTTTCCCACAGGCAGTGCGCGCAACACGAAGCGTGTTTTCAATTTCAACGCCGGCCCGGGGGCCCTGCCCCTCCCGGTCCTGGAGCGCATCCGCGAGGAGCTGCTGGATTACCGCGGCTGCGGCATGTCCGTGATGGAGATGAGCCACCGCTCGCCGGAATTCGAGGCCATCAACGCGCACGCTGAACAGGGGCTGCGTCAGCACCTGGGAATTCCCGAAGACTACGCGGTGATTTTTGTGCAGGGCGGCGGCAGCTTGCAGTTCACCATGGTGCCCATGAACCTGTGCCTTCCGGGGAAGCCCGTGGACGTGCTGCATACCGGGAGCTGGACCGCCAAGGCCATCGCCGAGCTGAAGAAAGGCGTGGCCCACCGCATCGCGGCGAGCACGGAAGCCGGGAAATTCACGCGCGTGCCTCGTCTGGAAGAGATTTCGCTCTCGCCGGACGCCTCCTACGTCTATATGTGCACCAACAACACCATCGAGGGCACACAGTGGACCGCGCCGCCGGAGACCGGCGGGGTGCCCCTGGTTGCGGACATGTCTTCGGATATCGCCTCGCGCCCCGTGGACGTCAAGAAGTTCGGGCTGATCTTCGCCGGCGCCCAGAAAAACCTCGGTCCTTCCGGCGCGACCGTGGTGATCGTGCGCAAGGACCTGGCCGAGCGCGCGGACAAGAATCTGCCGACGGTGCTGCAGTACCGCACGCACATCAAGGAAAAATCGCTCTATCACACGCCGCCGACCTTCGCGGTATACATCATCGGCCTGGTGACCGAGTGGATCGAAGCACAAGGCGGCCTCGCCGGCATGGAAAAGCGCAACGCGGCCAAAGCCAAGCTGCTCTATGACGCGCTGGATGCCGGCAGCTTCTATACCTGTCCGGTGGAGAAAGCCTCGCGCTCGAAGATGAACGTGGTCTTCCGCGTGGCCGGCGGAAACGAAGCCCTCGAAAAACAGTTTGCGCAGGAAGCCACGGCGGCGGGCCTCATCGGCCTGGCCGGGCACCGCTCGGTGGGCGGCATGCGCGCCTCGCTCTACAACGCGGTTTCGCTCGAAGCCGTCGAAGCGCTGGTCGGCTTCATGCGCGAATTCCAGCGCACCCGCGGCTGA
- a CDS encoding PqqD family protein, with the protein MSTTIPWQKNPLLAWREIDGETVIISPSDSVMHELNETASFIWRQIDGRCSAADLAGMLAAEYEVPPGDALADTEALLQQLATRELLVTAAAAGGAAR; encoded by the coding sequence ATGAGCACGACGATTCCCTGGCAGAAGAATCCGCTTCTGGCCTGGCGGGAAATCGATGGCGAAACGGTCATCATCTCGCCCAGCGACAGCGTGATGCACGAGCTCAACGAGACCGCCAGCTTCATCTGGCGGCAGATCGACGGGCGCTGTTCCGCCGCGGACCTCGCCGGGATGCTCGCCGCCGAATACGAAGTACCGCCGGGAGATGCGCTGGCCGACACCGAAGCGCTGCTGCAGCAACTGGCCACGCGCGAGCTGCTCGTCACCGCCGCGGCCGCGGGCGGAGCCGCGCGTTGA
- a CDS encoding radical SAM protein: MSTAAQAAASVMERVAARTARKHHPLHVHFDLTYRCNERCVHCYLDHEDHGELSTTEILRVLEELAAAGVLTLTFSGGEIFLRPDLFEILAAARGLHFDISLKTNAVLVTAERATRLHQLGVRNIQISVYSDDPVVHDAITKVSGSLARTLAAVPWLVAQGIKVRLACPLMQQNLMAYRGVMALAEKLGVSYSFDPTITPMMDGSAGPLAHRVSTAALLPVLQDPVLSACRPRPAAQADVARPSGKLVPALASAVSSGLESSAYEDIPCSAGHNSFYISPYGDVLPCVQLPQPAGNLRRQRFRDIWQHASSLEQLRAVRESQLPLCSSCEIRGYCERCPGLALMEGGDVLGAYERACELAEQKARFAGVARPLSALHAEQAAAAGN; this comes from the coding sequence TTGAGCACAGCGGCACAGGCTGCTGCTTCCGTAATGGAGCGGGTGGCCGCGCGCACCGCGCGCAAGCACCATCCGCTCCATGTCCACTTTGACCTGACCTATCGTTGCAACGAGCGCTGCGTCCATTGCTATCTCGACCATGAGGACCACGGCGAACTCAGCACCACCGAAATCCTCCGGGTGCTCGAGGAGCTGGCGGCTGCCGGCGTTCTCACTCTGACGTTCAGCGGCGGCGAAATTTTTCTTCGCCCCGATCTCTTCGAAATTCTCGCGGCGGCCCGCGGCTTGCACTTTGATATCAGCCTCAAGACCAATGCTGTGCTGGTCACCGCGGAGCGCGCCACGCGTTTGCACCAACTGGGCGTTCGCAACATCCAGATCAGCGTCTATAGCGACGACCCGGTCGTGCATGACGCCATTACCAAAGTATCCGGCTCGCTCGCGCGCACTCTCGCTGCCGTCCCGTGGCTCGTCGCGCAGGGGATAAAGGTCCGGCTGGCCTGCCCGCTGATGCAGCAGAATCTGATGGCCTACCGCGGGGTTATGGCCCTGGCCGAAAAACTGGGCGTATCCTATAGCTTCGACCCCACCATCACGCCGATGATGGACGGCTCCGCGGGGCCGCTCGCGCATCGCGTCTCGACTGCCGCGCTGTTGCCCGTCCTGCAGGATCCCGTCTTGAGCGCCTGCCGCCCGCGGCCCGCGGCCCAAGCGGATGTCGCCAGGCCTTCCGGGAAGCTCGTCCCTGCACTGGCCAGCGCCGTCTCCAGCGGTCTTGAATCCTCCGCCTACGAGGACATCCCCTGCAGCGCCGGCCACAACAGTTTCTACATTTCTCCCTACGGCGATGTTCTTCCTTGCGTGCAGTTGCCGCAGCCGGCGGGGAACCTTCGCCGCCAACGCTTCCGTGACATCTGGCAGCATGCCTCCTCTCTCGAACAACTCCGAGCCGTGCGCGAAAGCCAGCTCCCGCTTTGTTCCTCCTGCGAGATTCGCGGCTATTGCGAGCGTTGTCCGGGGCTGGCTTTGATGGAGGGGGGCGACGTTCTGGGCGCGTACGAGCGCGCCTGCGAGCTGGCCGAGCAAAAGGCGCGTTTCGCGGGCGTGGCCCGCCCGCTCAGCGCCCTGCATGCGGAACAAGCTGCCGCGGCGGGAAATTGA
- a CDS encoding signal peptidase I, which translates to MPAPATGGLAFPALGAVPLPDPGFSRAEDAGISFAERRSGACAIGGERRTSDAQAVAEALLNHSRVVLRVYGASMLPWVRPGDVVVIHSASPDTVRCGDVVLFRRGDRLYVHRIVERRGLRQGARFLAKGDANPHADGIIGQEEILGRVLSLYRGNRLIDLDSPGQLMLGLLIAQFSRCSSLGYLLARVASGVARPARRVLHLLAPSSVLSR; encoded by the coding sequence GTGCCGGCGCCCGCGACCGGAGGGCTGGCCTTTCCTGCACTGGGCGCCGTGCCGTTGCCCGATCCCGGATTTTCGCGCGCCGAAGACGCTGGGATATCCTTTGCGGAACGCCGCTCGGGTGCCTGCGCCATCGGCGGCGAACGCCGTACGAGCGATGCCCAAGCCGTTGCCGAGGCGCTGCTGAACCACAGCCGCGTGGTGCTTCGTGTTTACGGAGCCAGCATGCTTCCCTGGGTGCGGCCGGGCGACGTCGTGGTCATCCACAGCGCTTCGCCAGACACCGTGCGCTGTGGTGACGTGGTTCTTTTCCGGCGCGGCGACAGGCTGTATGTTCACCGTATTGTCGAAAGACGCGGCCTGCGCCAGGGTGCCCGTTTTCTCGCCAAGGGCGACGCCAATCCTCATGCCGACGGCATCATTGGCCAGGAAGAGATTCTCGGCCGGGTCCTGAGCCTCTATCGCGGCAACCGGCTTATCGATCTCGATTCGCCGGGGCAGCTGATGCTCGGCCTGCTGATCGCCCAGTTTTCCCGGTGCAGCAGCCTGGGCTACCTGCTCGCGCGGGTGGCGAGCGGGGTTGCGCGCCCGGCGCGCCGCGTGCTGCACCTGCTGGCTCCGTCCAGCGTTCTTTCCCGCTGA
- a CDS encoding RNB domain-containing ribonuclease — translation MPRTDTIQYADVLHFLQDRGSPANTNEIAGGLRLPKHARRMLHKILAKMKKRGAIEELPGGRYRVFGRKGLTPAAGRERHEAAGLAAAAAGRDTVTGRLVLHQDGYGFVVPETPLPHLDGDIFIGRDAIEDAMHSDRVLAKITRMSGIPGAQRAEGRILRVLERAHPTIVGLFRYGARGNVVLPYDTRIQHEIEIPPGEELTPGLRETLAEKLGLPPAEEHAARGRHPAHLRRLPRLPELDGAVVNVEMVRYPRGGGGATGRVVEIVGRPGDIGVDTEIIIRKHHLPHVFPGDALEEANERAQPVSAHDREGREDFRHLPIVTIDGETARDFDDAVYIERRPGGGWHLAVHIADVSHYVRAGTALDRDARLRSTSVYFPSRAVPMLPEELSSGICSLNPHEERLVLSALLELDAAGHMLSARFVPGVIRSAARMTYTNVNKVLQGDAETTAEYAALAHHFQDMRELALLLNARRSERGSIDFDLPEPVIEFDEQLRMTSISRSERNDAHRLIEEFMLAANRAVAGYLEKRGIASLHRVHEKPDAKKVLEFEELARAFGYSLGVEGLFERVMPVRHGRVPAPARRGRPDSYGHGRPRAMRVTLPGATPGVELRISPQHYQRLVQKLAGKPEERIISYLMLRSLKQARYAADALGHFALGFDEYTHFTSPIRRYPDLIVHRILKWALAHPDSAAPSPRETAPARGAPRGAEAAVYTRPHLEELGTETSDAERRADAAERELMNWKRAQYMEGRLGDEFDALIISVQKYGCFVELFEVFVEGLLPVSALEEAAQARCVYRERDHALVALAPHAHGRAPARHAAVKPAARAWRLGDRVRVRAERIDPMRRRVEFALVNAES, via the coding sequence ATGCCTCGCACGGACACCATCCAATACGCCGATGTCTTGCATTTTCTGCAAGATCGCGGAAGCCCTGCAAACACCAATGAAATTGCCGGCGGTCTGCGCCTGCCCAAGCATGCCCGCCGCATGCTCCACAAAATCCTCGCCAAGATGAAAAAACGCGGCGCCATCGAAGAGCTGCCCGGTGGACGCTACCGCGTCTTCGGCCGCAAGGGCCTCACGCCCGCCGCGGGCCGCGAGCGCCACGAAGCCGCGGGACTCGCCGCTGCGGCGGCTGGCCGGGACACCGTGACCGGGCGGCTGGTGCTGCACCAGGACGGCTACGGCTTCGTCGTGCCCGAAACGCCGCTGCCGCATCTCGACGGCGACATCTTCATCGGCCGCGACGCCATCGAGGACGCCATGCACTCCGACCGCGTGCTGGCCAAGATCACGCGCATGAGCGGAATCCCCGGCGCACAGCGCGCCGAGGGGCGCATCCTGCGCGTGCTGGAGCGGGCGCATCCCACCATCGTGGGCCTCTTCCGCTACGGCGCGCGCGGCAACGTGGTCCTGCCCTACGACACGCGCATCCAGCACGAAATCGAGATTCCCCCCGGCGAGGAGCTGACGCCCGGGCTGCGCGAGACGCTCGCGGAAAAGCTCGGGCTGCCTCCCGCGGAAGAGCATGCAGCGCGAGGCAGGCATCCCGCGCATCTGCGGCGGCTGCCGCGCCTGCCGGAGCTGGACGGCGCGGTGGTGAACGTGGAGATGGTGCGCTATCCCCGGGGCGGAGGCGGCGCGACCGGGCGCGTGGTGGAGATCGTGGGCCGCCCGGGCGATATCGGGGTGGACACGGAGATCATCATCCGCAAGCACCACCTGCCGCACGTCTTTCCCGGGGATGCGCTCGAGGAAGCCAACGAGCGCGCGCAGCCGGTGAGCGCCCACGACCGCGAGGGGCGTGAGGATTTCCGCCATCTGCCGATCGTCACCATCGACGGAGAAACGGCGCGGGATTTCGACGACGCCGTGTACATCGAGCGCCGCCCCGGCGGCGGCTGGCACCTGGCCGTGCACATCGCGGACGTCTCGCATTACGTGCGTGCGGGAACCGCGCTGGACCGCGACGCGCGCCTGCGCAGCACCAGCGTCTATTTCCCGAGCCGCGCCGTGCCCATGCTGCCCGAGGAGCTCTCCAGCGGCATCTGCTCGCTCAACCCCCACGAAGAGCGCCTGGTGTTGAGCGCCTTGCTGGAGTTGGACGCCGCGGGGCACATGCTCTCGGCGCGCTTCGTGCCCGGGGTAATCCGCTCGGCCGCGCGCATGACTTACACCAACGTCAACAAGGTGCTGCAGGGCGACGCGGAGACCACCGCGGAGTATGCCGCGCTGGCCCACCATTTCCAGGACATGCGCGAACTGGCGCTGCTCCTCAACGCCCGCCGCAGCGAGCGCGGCTCCATCGATTTCGACCTCCCCGAGCCGGTCATCGAATTCGACGAACAGCTGCGCATGACCAGCATCTCGCGCAGCGAGCGCAACGACGCGCACCGCCTGATCGAAGAGTTCATGCTGGCGGCCAACCGCGCGGTGGCCGGCTACCTCGAAAAGCGCGGCATCGCCTCGCTGCACCGCGTGCACGAAAAGCCGGACGCCAAAAAGGTGCTGGAGTTCGAGGAGCTGGCGCGGGCCTTCGGGTATTCCCTGGGCGTGGAGGGCCTTTTCGAACGCGTGATGCCCGTGCGCCACGGGCGCGTGCCGGCGCCCGCGCGGCGGGGGCGGCCCGATTCCTACGGGCACGGGCGGCCGCGGGCGATGCGCGTCACGCTGCCCGGCGCCACCCCGGGCGTGGAGCTGCGCATCTCCCCGCAGCACTACCAGCGCCTGGTGCAGAAGCTCGCCGGGAAGCCCGAGGAGCGCATCATCTCCTACCTGATGCTGCGCTCGCTGAAGCAGGCGCGCTATGCCGCCGACGCGCTCGGCCACTTCGCCCTGGGTTTCGACGAATACACCCATTTCACCTCGCCCATCCGCCGCTATCCCGACCTCATCGTGCACCGCATCCTGAAGTGGGCGCTGGCGCATCCGGACTCCGCCGCGCCTTCGCCGCGCGAAACCGCTCCCGCGCGCGGCGCGCCCCGCGGCGCGGAGGCCGCGGTGTACACCCGCCCGCACCTAGAAGAGCTGGGCACGGAAACTTCGGACGCGGAGCGCCGCGCGGACGCCGCCGAGCGCGAGCTGATGAACTGGAAGCGCGCGCAGTACATGGAAGGGCGGCTGGGCGATGAGTTCGACGCGCTGATTATCTCCGTGCAGAAGTACGGCTGCTTCGTGGAGCTATTCGAGGTCTTCGTGGAGGGGTTGCTGCCGGTGAGCGCTCTGGAAGAGGCGGCGCAGGCGCGCTGTGTCTACCGCGAGCGCGACCACGCGCTGGTGGCCCTCGCCCCGCACGCCCACGGCCGTGCCCCCGCGCGGCACGCCGCGGTCAAGCCCGCAGCGCGCGCCTGGCGGCTGGGCGACCGGGTGCGCGTGCGCGCGGAGCGCATCGACCCCATGCGCCGGCGCGTGGAATTCGCTCTGGTGAACGCGGAAAGTTGA